Sequence from the Suncus etruscus isolate mSunEtr1 chromosome 1, mSunEtr1.pri.cur, whole genome shotgun sequence genome:
gtgaccctctttgtctctgatcccttttttgaggttgaatgcaatttggtctgatataagaatggccatccctgcttttttttatttccattggcctggataattgatttccatccttttattctaagcctgtgcctatcttgtacttatAGGTGTGtatcttgtaggcagaaaaaatCTGGTTTGTGTTCTCTAATATgagtcttttaatgggagagtttagtccattaacatttaatgagattattgacagagagggctgttgtgcagttgtgttgtgtagggtggttgttacaatcaggggtatGGATTgtataatttgtctctgagtaggtcatttagggtcggttttgtttgtgcaaatagtgcaagttcatttttgtttgagaatgattttagtcttccctcccatatgaatgagagtttcactggatattggactctaggttgaaattttctttcattcagttgtttaaatatgtcattccactttcttcttgcttgaagtatttcatatgggagatctggtttgattctaatgttcctttctttgtatGTGAGTGTTGTgtacctgatcatttgtgctagcccgatttctaacaaggcataatggaacccaaaatttcttgggagggttgtcatttgtagaaacataggcataaccccttcctcttatgagaagatatccagctatccatttttcatcctccttgatccaaatggTTTAtaggttgtttcttgtctctgaatatcttctttaaaatgtctttccgctgcagtgtaactttccccttggggtaagtttaagtaatttagtgttataagagtcaaagatagcaaatccgttggtggtaaacctctttttctatttttttgcaattgactttttaaggttctgtgagtcctttctacaatggcctgtcccctacaatagtaaggaattcctttgagatgtcttatctgccattctttaccaaaaaattaaaaagttttgctaacataggctggcccattatcagtttttatagaatatggaatacccatcatagaaaaacattgtaaaagaaaactacaagcagccttagattttttagaagacatgggaattgcccacataaaacgAGAATAactgtccaccacaacatgaagataaggttttcttggaaataaatctgtttgagttatatccatttaccaaagttcattagactgtaagcctcttgggtttgctcctgctaggtgagtcttttttgttaacggtgtacatatgttgcagttttctacaatttctctagcttgcctctaTGGAATTtcgtaattcacatgtaaacgtcaagcatttgtgtgtagggctgaatgttcctctacagttgatttaaatataggcattgctagcaagtcagcagttttgtttccttgagccatcggtcctggaagacctgagtgggctctaatatgtatgatgaagatgggctcagttcgtttttgaagaagctgctgtaatcgtttaagtaagttctgtatgatcgggttagtAGCATTAAGGAAAGCAGTGGCTATTACAAGacaaatttaccacatacaaagaatcagaaactatattcatggcttcagatacattttctaataggtaaattaatgttgctaattcaactttctgtgcagatttatatttggtatctatggtcatattaatgttgtctccggttattcctccttttccattttgaatccatctatgtaaaaaaccttggcatttaaaataggggaatcccgaacaattgaagaaataacaaactgagttttctttaaaaagtcccaagttttttccTGCtagataatgggaggatatttcacctgtgaaatctgagagggccctttgtagagattcattaagaggcaatattgactcaatttccttttttggtattggcaaaactattatatctggatcaaaacctagtaaagatatagatctgagtcttgccttgataataatctctgaaatcagttgcaagtaggggacaactaaGCGAGGCTGtttattatgtaaatacacccattccaaaggtcctgactgttgaatcaaggcccctgtgggggggTTCTATAGTAGGgcagattaacagaaataccttttctcctggatgaatcttaagagaaacgatttttgtaatctgctcaagaagatgtccaattcatttttggcagctgttgttaagtttctcgggctatatacagcaggatcaccctccaacgttttaaacagattagataactctgcattcgggattcctagtgcagggcggagccaatttacttcacctaaaagtctctgaaaatcatcaagcgttctgaggttttctttttttttacattagatctataaatgttttatgctttaaaaaaattgcaaTGCACTCCAAAAAATGTTTCAGATAAGTCATGTACAACAGAAGGCACTGTTAATCCGCATAAATCCATTGATTCTGCATAGCAAAAACCTGAGACGTGCAATTCGACTCCAGACTCTCAACCCACCTCGTCATTCAGCATTTGGAGCGTGTGGTTGGTTCTCTGCACTCCAGAAATCTTCTTCTCACTTCATTCATCACAGTAACTGCATATAAAAAGCTCTTTCAAGATGAGAAAAcatcagagggaaagggagagtaGAAAAAAGTGCTGCCTAATGCCAGATGCCACGGAGCCTCCTCCAGGGCCTCCACCCGGGGAAGTCAAATGCAGTGCGGCATTAGGTTGCTTCTCTAATTGTTGCTGGCCACAGTCCCAAAGCTGGATGAAGACAGAACACCTTTGTTCTCGAAGGTGAAGCCGCCCTGCTGCTCGATCTTCTTCTTTGCCTCTGCCACAGTCCTCCAGTGCTCAGCAAGCGTGTACACCTCCTGCAGCGCCCGACGCTGGTCCTCACTGAGCGGGGCCATGAGCTGCTGGTACCAGGCAGCATCCCGATTCTGCACCGCCAGCAGGGCTTGTGTGAAGAACTGGTACTCATCCACGCTGCCATCCAGGTCCAGCGGAGTGCTGAAGCTCTCCAGGGCCGTCTCTTCCAGCACTTCCTCGTCCCAGTCGTCATCATCTTCTTCCTCATCTTCCCCTCTCCCATTACTGGACTGCATGGCCTGAGCACTGACTGTGGTCTCCTCCTCATCACTGGAAATCTCTTCATTCTCTTCCACGTCTGCTTTCTCAGCTCTAGAGTCCTCTTCCCGGCTGCCCAACTGCCGGGTGGCACACACCTGCTTCAGGCCCAGGAAGAGGAAAAGTACTGAGGGAACAATCTGTGCCACCACTGCATCCACCGCTGGAGGCCTGTTCTGTAGCTCCAGGAGGATGCTCAGCCCAATGATGAACATCTTCCGGTCATGATGCCCGAGAAAACAATCTGTGTCGCTCATCCACTGGTTTATAAACTGGATGGTGATGGGCCCAGGGTTGTGAGGCAGTTGGATCCGCTCCAAGGTGAGCAGCAGCAAGTCGGGATCATAGTACAGAGCAGCAATGGCCACCTGGAGACACATGGTGCGCAGCTCACTGGTCTTCACCCCGCGGGTCAGACGTTCCAGAACCAGCTGCACAAAGAGTGGGATGCACTGGTCGATACCCCTTCCTTTGCACTGAAGAATGATGACTTCAAGAAACTTGGCTGCATGGCATTCTGCATCTTCTCCGGCATCTCCACTCAAAACCTTCCTGCACATTGTAAAAAGTATTTCTAAATGCTTCGGGTTTGAGAGTAGAGTGTTGGTATCTATTGTGACATAGTTATGCAGGAGAGGCATCATGTCTGTAAAGTACTCAAAACAGTCCTGCTGGAAAACCTCATAGAAGATACCTAGAAGCTGCCACATCTGGGGGGAGATGCCGTAGCAGGTCAGACTGTAGGCCAGAGAGAGGATCTCTTCATAGAATTCAAGGACATGCTTCTGTAAAACCAGATCGATGATACGAAGGCAGATATTCTCAAGCTGCTGAGTCACCTCTTTATAATCCTCTACAACTGTCAAGATGGTGTCGATGGTGTGGAGGATCCCCATGGCCATTACTGTCTTGTCTTCGATTTCTTCATATTCATCACTTTGAAGAACTTTGCCAAATATCTCAGCCAGGTGCTGGGTCATGTCCACGGCAATGGAGGCCACCTCCTGGCTGTATTCACAGATCATCTTCTGGATGACGTTGGTCACGTCATCATTCTCTGTCTCACGGACAATGTGCAGTAGTTCCTGCATGACTGGCCTCACGTGTGGCTTCATGTAGTCCTTCACTTGGGGCTGGTTGGAGATGAGCGAGTGAAGGGCCAGGGCAGCCTCCACCTTCACAGGCATCTCTTTGTCTTCAGTAAGACCCTTCTTGGCAAGTTCCACGGCGTTCCGGAGGTTGAGCTCGTTATGAAACTTCAAAGAGCTGAACGCATGCAGCACTCAACAGGATCTAGCTCTAAGATAGCCCAGGTCAGACAACACTAATGGGAAGACGTGATTCTGCAGGAGCAGCTCCATCTGGTCCTTGAATAAACTCTTCTTCAATAAAATATCCGCTAGGGAGCCAATCACGTGCAAGGCCCCATCTTTCTTCCTTGGGTCAAAGTTCGGGTCAGTGAGAAGTTGGTAGCAGAATGCCATCATTTTCAGCTAcacctctttcctcttctttgcAGCCGTGTAGAGGAGAGTCTGGGCAGCAGTGGTGGGGGAAGCATAATCTTCAAAAATATCGAATTTCATCCGGATGTACTCGTAGGGGTCTTCCTGCCATAGCTCTTCGTCCTCATCTTTATAACACATCACGGAGAAGATCACATCCTCGGAGATGCTCTGCATGTGTGGCTTCATGTGCTTCCAGGTCACAGGGTGCACCACACCCTGGTTGAGGAAGTTGAGCGCCTGCTGGAGCACGCGGGGGGCCACATATTCCTTCTGTCTGTACTGGTCCAGGATCTTCAACAGAACCTGCTGAATCCCAACAGCGTAAGTTTTCaaaaagaattcagaaaattCAAAGTATTCTTTTGTGACATTTCCTGGGCTTCCATATCGTTCAAAAAGGCGAGCTGCGATGTGCAAGGCCCACTTCTTACACTTCCACCAGACCAGCTCAGGCCGGTCATCCTCATCTAGCTGCAGCATCTCAGGAGGGACCATCCTGTCGATGATGGTGCGGAAGATCTCCATCCACGCAGTCATGGTCTGGTTACTCACCAGCTGCAGAGGCAGAGCATACTGAACAAGTGCATAAAAGATTTTCAGAATCTGCTTCTGCAGTAACACAGAATAATGAGAAGAATCAGGCAGAAGCTGCACAATCTGCTGCTGAATCCGAGGCAGGAATATCTGCATGGCTGCTATCAGAGGCTCCCTCTCCTCTGCTTTTTTATATTCATATGTCTTTACCAGCTGGTAGAGGCACAGCAGACTGCCAAGCCAGCTCCCACTGCTCTGGGACTGCAAGTAATAGTTGATTTTGTCCACAACTGCCGGCCAGTGGCCAGGGAAATCGTGTTTGATGATGGCACGGAGGCACATTGTCAGCTGGACTCTCAGCAGGTCTGGTGAGCAGATGATGCCCTCCACAATGTTGTCCCGTATCTGTTGGCAATCGTTCTCATGGATGTTGAAGGCAAACAGCACTTCTCCTGGGGGTGGCTCACGGTCTGGCCAGTACTGCGTCACCATGTTCTTCAGGTAGATGGCAGCTGCCTGGCGAACTGGGAATTCCACATGGTCAGGGACTATGATCCGAAGTAAACTGGGAGCAAAATTGATTATCTTGTAGGACTGGTTGAGCTCGCTCTCGGCCGGCTGCGATGCGCAGCTTGGGGTCAATGGTGCCCTTGAGCGCCTGGATGATGCGGTTGAGATCCATCTGCACCCCACCTTGGGGCTTCCCGGGCCCCTGCCCCATCCACCAGGCCGCAGCTTGACTTCCtgcaggacccccccccccgcgGCCACTGCTACAATAACCCCCCCAAAGCTACCTCACTCCCCACTCCCCGCCACCGTCGCCCCCTGCAGCCACTTGCTGTGCCACTTGGGCTCCGCTGCCCAGGTCCTCCCGCGCTCCCCCCAACAACTCGCTCTCCATTCACCCTTTTACGACCATccgaggttttcttttttgatagaaatttttttgtgg
This genomic interval carries:
- the LOC126010491 gene encoding LOW QUALITY PROTEIN: importin-8-like (The sequence of the model RefSeq protein was modified relative to this genomic sequence to represent the inferred CDS: deleted 1 base in 1 codon; substituted 2 bases at 2 genomic stop codons) produces the protein MGQGPGKPQGGVQMDLNRIIQALKGTIDPKLRIAAAESELNQSYKIINFAPSLLRIIVPDHVEFPVRQAAAIYLKNMVTQYWPDREPPPGEVLFAFNIHENDCQQIRDNIVEGIICSPDLLRVQLTMCLRAIIKHDFPGHWPAVVDKINYYLQSQSSGSWLGSLLCLYQLVKTYEYKKAEEREPLIAAMQIFLPRIQQQIVQLLPDSSHYSVLLQKQILKIFYALVQYALPLQLVSNQTMTAWMEIFRTIIDRMVPPEMLQLDEDDRPELVWWKCKKWALHIAARLFERYGSPGNVTKEYFEFSEFFLKTYAVGIQQVLLKILDQYRQKEYVAPRVLQQALNFLNQGVVHPVTWKHMKPHMQSISEDVIFSVMCYKDEDEELWQEDPYEYIRMKFDIFEDYASPTTAAQTLLYTAAKKRKEVXLKMMAFCYQLLTDPNFDPRKKDGALHVIGSLADILLKKSLFKDQMELLLQNHVFPLVLSDLGYLRARSCXVLHAFSSLKFHNELNLRNAVELAKKGLTEDKEMPVKVEAALALHSLISNQPQVKDYMKPHVRPVMQELLHIVRETENDDVTNVIQKMICEYSQEVASIAVDMTQHLAEIFGKVLQSDEYEEIEDKTVMAMGILHTIDTILTVVEDYKEVTQQLENICLRIIDLVLQKHVLEFYEEILSLAYSLTCYGISPQMWQLLGIFYEVFQQDCFEYFTDMMPLLHNYVTIDTNTLLSNPKHLEILFTMCRKVLSGDAGEDAECHAAKFLEVIILQCKGRGIDQCIPLFVQLVLERLTRGVKTSELRTMCLQVAIAALYYDPDLLLLTLERIQLPHNPGPITIQFINQWMSDTDCFLGHHDRKMFIIGLSILLELQNRPPAVDAVVAQIVPSVLFLFLGLKQVCATRQLGSREEDSRAEKADVEENEEISSDEEETTVSAQAMQSSNGRGEDEEEDDDDWDEEVLEETALESFSTPLDLDGSVDEYQFFTQALLAVQNRDAAWYQQLMAPLSEDQRRALQEVYTLAEHWRTVAEAKKKIEQQGGFTFENKGVLSSSSFGTVASNN